In Clostridia bacterium, the following proteins share a genomic window:
- a CDS encoding DNA repair exonuclease encodes MTFRFLHLADVHLDAPFAARAPELRRELRAAGREAITRAVDLALAERVHAVLIAGDLFDGDNLSLDTERFLGEELARLSEARMAVIHVTGNHDPGGPGSRVRRVPWPRGFHLIAGRRPVTVDVADAEGRLIGRVTGIGHETAREATNLVAALPHVAGDDASVPHVALVHAWVQAAEAADHDRYAPCAVADFAGKGYAYWALGHIHKRQQVAARPAVWYPGNPQGRNPKETGEKGALLVEIDGEGEAAAARVRFVRLGPLRWETWRVDGLEAVDHLEAFKAELVRRLHTPDADAGALGPDCIVRVVPAGPCPLAPDLARDLADPDSAARLEDDLARALGVRAVELRPEGLVRPVDVEALERRGPSPLAEALALWRAAAADDEILDQLAPAQLAGLPAEVLAALPPQEALERRRAYLRELLQGLDQEMAARFAAGNG; translated from the coding sequence ATGACCTTCCGCTTCCTTCACCTGGCTGATGTCCACCTCGACGCGCCCTTCGCCGCACGCGCGCCGGAGCTTCGGCGGGAGTTGCGCGCGGCCGGGCGCGAAGCCATCACGCGCGCCGTGGACTTGGCGCTGGCGGAGCGCGTTCACGCCGTCCTCATCGCCGGGGACCTGTTCGACGGCGACAACCTCTCCCTGGACACGGAGCGCTTCCTGGGTGAGGAACTCGCGCGCCTGTCCGAGGCGCGCATGGCCGTGATCCACGTCACGGGCAACCACGATCCCGGCGGCCCCGGCTCCCGGGTGCGGCGCGTGCCGTGGCCGCGCGGCTTCCACCTCATCGCGGGGCGGCGCCCCGTCACCGTCGACGTCGCGGACGCCGAAGGGCGGCTGATCGGACGCGTGACCGGCATCGGCCACGAGACGGCACGAGAGGCGACGAACCTCGTCGCGGCGCTGCCGCATGTCGCCGGGGACGATGCGTCCGTCCCGCACGTGGCGCTGGTCCACGCCTGGGTTCAGGCCGCCGAGGCCGCGGACCACGACCGCTATGCGCCCTGCGCCGTCGCGGACTTCGCCGGCAAGGGGTACGCGTACTGGGCGCTCGGCCACATCCACAAGCGGCAGCAGGTCGCCGCGCGGCCGGCCGTGTGGTACCCCGGCAACCCGCAGGGGCGCAACCCGAAGGAGACGGGCGAGAAGGGCGCGCTGCTCGTCGAGATCGACGGGGAAGGCGAAGCGGCCGCGGCGCGGGTCCGCTTCGTCCGGCTCGGGCCGCTGCGCTGGGAGACATGGCGCGTCGACGGCCTCGAGGCGGTCGACCACCTTGAGGCGTTCAAGGCCGAGCTGGTCCGGCGCCTCCACACGCCGGACGCGGACGCGGGTGCCCTCGGGCCCGACTGCATCGTGCGCGTGGTGCCGGCGGGGCCGTGCCCGCTGGCGCCCGACTTGGCGCGCGACCTCGCCGATCCCGACAGCGCCGCCCGCCTGGAGGACGACCTCGCCCGCGCGCTCGGCGTGCGCGCCGTCGAACTGCGTCCGGAGGGCCTCGTGCGGCCGGTCGACGTCGAGGCGTTGGAGCGGCGCGGCCCGAGCCCGCTCGCAGAGGCCCTCGCGCTGTGGCGGGCGGCTGCGGCGGATGACGAGATCCTCGACCAGCTGGCGCCTGCGCAGCTGGCGGGCCTGCCGGCCGAGGTGCTCGCCGCCCTGCCGCCGCAGGAGGCGCTGGAGCGTCGCCGCGCGTACCTTCGAGAGCTTTTGCAGGGATTGGACCAGGAGATGGCCGCGCGCTTCGCGGCCGGGAACGGATGA